CTACATCCCATTCAAGTAAGATTATTACACCCAGAAACCACACCTTTCAATTTTTCCACACATTTGAGACAGACAATGAACTTCTTCTTCATCCACTAGGACAAGTCGTGGCTTGTCTGTGATAGACTGGGAGGAATGGCGCCCTCTATGGGACAGAAACTGGGGCACTAAGAGAATCTATCAGACTTTATCTGTGGCTCATGTAAAGCAGGGAAACCAGTCCCTTACAGAGGAGCAAGCCACAAAGATAGCCAAACAACAATTCCAGGTCAGCAGTGCCATTGTATAGATAGACTTCTGAGATTCTGTTCAGTATTCAGGAGTTTttgttgaattttcttttccccatttttttttttcaggtggCAGCAAAGAGTTTCATGTCAGGAGTGCTGGCACTGGGCAGAGCAATGAGACCCAATTATCTCTGGGGCTTCTACCTGTTTCCTAACTGCTATAATCATGGCTGGGAGCATCCCGACTATACAGGCCAATGctctgaggaggtgaagaggcAGAATGATGAGCTCTTCTGGCTGTGGGAGTCCAGCACTGCCCTCTTCCCCTCCGTCTACCTGCAGGTTAGGGTGCCATCAATCTAAATACCTATTGGCTGTTGCTTGGTAACACTATATGTTTTTGAGAACAATAGTCAGCTGTTCTGGTCTAACATCCTGCCAAAAAACTCCCTCTCGGTCgcggcagatggctgtctaacatgagtctggttctgctcgaggtttctgcatgttaaaggaagtgtttccttgttgctgtaactagctaaatattgtgaGGTGCaaagctcatggtggattaagatgagataagactgagttttaccctgtcttggtgttgggtctttgttaataattcaacatagagtacggtctagacctgctatgtttgtaaaagcgtcttgagataatatttgttgtgatttggcgctatactaATAAAGATTTGATTGAAAACTACCTTCAACTAACTTatacttttcaggagttccagtttggtttctACCTCTCTTTCAAACAGGTACAATTGTTCCCAACACTGGAGATACATATGACTGGTCTCAATATGCCAACCTGAGGAAAATCCCTAGACTCAAGTCTTCCTTAGTGTTGACTCTGGCCTTAGTTGCCACCAATTTAGCAAGTACTGCTAACTTCATATAGTTAGTTCCATTCACAGGTCTGTGATGATTCCCACACTCTAAAGTAGTGCTCTGAcagcttttgtgatgtggttgccagctgacatcagtctgattagccgTACTCGTATGCCTAGCTCGTAGGCGGTTGGTCAAACTCAAACGTACTTTGGTGTTATTTAAAttcagtttgacacaaagtgcatgttTCTTTTGACATATCTGGGAGTTTGTTTAAGTGAAATGTCCTTTTCAAAACCTCAGTGGTGTCGTTATTCACCATCATGATAGCAGAAAGAACAGGGACAGGCAGCCATGGCTTAACTAtgttgagattttaaaaaattaactcATTaatttctgaccttaatctcatCCGGATTAACTTGTTAATGCTGACAGCTCTAGtttggatcaaagcagaataatcCCCTGTAGATATGCCTGTAAAATAAACACCCTCATTTCTTGGTTAATTATATCCCCCATAAAGCAtctgtttatctgtttctgttgagtctcagtttcactgtaaatagttggaggcttcagtctggctttcttcttctgtatgaacctggaaAAGAAACTGATTTACATGTGATTTGTTTGGATTAACAGGCCTTAAATTTGCCAGAATAATATCATGATgaagattttttaaataaaaatacaagctttgtcaggtctgtcttcaAGAAGGGAAGAAAACCCGCCTTAAAATAGAAGGTGGGAAATCTAAATGCTGTTTGGCTTTTGCAAAACACCAAAGTCTGAAACATGATTTGTCTGTACTTCTTCGACTTGAAACCAGAACACGTCTTGTACTAACACTCAGACTCTCAATCCAGATTCTGTATTTACATAAACATTAGGGTAACATACAGCAGAAGTTGCTCTTAAAATCCACTCTAGAATtacaaacatactgtatatcgTTTATTTGTCCTTGCACTGTTTCAGGTTTCACTGGCAGATGAACCTAAAGCTGCCCTGATGGTAAGGAATCGTGTCCAGGAAGCTCTGAGAGTATCAGCCCTACCCAGGCGGAGTGCCACCGCACCTGTATTTGTTTACATGCGACCTGTATTTGTTGACCAACACAGACGCTTCTTAAGCCAGGTAAATGAGAGGAATTTGaattttgatttgtttaaaaCACGATGTATTCTCAGGTGTATTATGTAATATAGAAATctctttgaaagacaaatataaccAATCCAAAACCTTTCAAATCCACCACATTTTAGAAATGACTCATCACCCTGCAACCACTCTGAGCACTTGGTAAGATTAGATACAGCTTAGGTTACTTCTTCATCTGTGTAGTGAGGTGTTTCCGGCCTGAGGTCCAGTTTTAAGAGGAGTTCGGTTTCTTCTTGTGACGATACCCAGCTCAGGTGGTAACCCCCACCTGTAACCCTCATCCTCTTTTGGCACCTCACAGGACTTATTTTCTCTTGATGGAACAAGAACAGTGGGGCCTGTATCACAGTTTCTTGTCTCTTTTTGATTTTCAGTGGAGGTTTCTGTGTATTTATACAAAAGCAGTAACAAATACATCTGAACGTTTGTGTCCAGGGAGACTTGGTCAGCACCATTGGTGAGAGTGCTGCAGTGGGAGCGTCTGCAGCTGTGATGTGGGGGGCCAGTGCTGACTTCAATGACCAGGTAACATCACACCGCAGACCCCCAGTGGACTGCTGTGGGACATGACAGAGCACTGATGGCAGGTAGTCTGATCAGAGACAATGTGTCCAGTGAGACGAAATAGGAGTGTGTTTGATGAGGCTGCCTTTACATGGGCGGCTTGGTAACAGAAGGATTGCACTGGTTGGTTGTGACAGAATTAATCCATGGCAGGAGAGTAAAGATTAGCTTGATGATAGCCACAATATTTGTATAAGTAGAAACTGTAAAATAATTGGCACAATCCAACATATTCTTACTGCAATGACTTGTGAAAGTGTTAAATAGAAGGTTGATACTACTCTGATAGCTGTCTGTTCAATATAAGGCTAGAGCCTGATACCCCTCCGCTTTAtatcagggtcttgtctcaccctgtcaggattttatttggtgtaaccacctgctcactatacatgatCCCTTATATAACATGTTGGAGAAACCCCTGTTTGTCTATCTTTCCTGTCCTAATGCTAAGCTGTTTCCTTTTTCTACTCACTTGCTTCCAAGGACTCATGTGAAGCGCTCTCATCCTACCTCTCCTCCACCCTCAACCCTTACATCACCAATGTGACTCTGGCGGCCCAGCTATGCAGCAATTTCCTGTGTCGAGGGAACGGCCGCTGTGTTCGAAAAAACTACAACTCCAGTCACTACCTCCACCTGAACCCTGAGAATTTCAGGGTCATGCATGTTCAGAACCGCTACCTGGTCCTGGGGAAACCTACCATGACAGACCTGAAGACTTTCAGCAAGAGGTTTACATGTCAGTGCTACGAAGGACTCAACTGCTCTCCAAGGACGTATAGAGAGCTAGCCAAGGCTCTGATGTTCAGTGTGAAGCAGTGGCTTTACCACAAGCCTCACACTCTGTACAAAGCCCTGTTCGaagagacacaacaagacagctACACAAAgaacaatgttaaaaagaacTTGAAATTTTAGCTTTGGAAGACACTTTTTTGGTCCCTCTTTAAGGTTTAATGTTATGACTTCACATAACAAACACAGTTAGCTGTACTGGGTGACTTAGTGTGTTAGCAACTGATACCCAACAAGACCTCAGGACACAGGAAGCATCACACCATCTAAATTAAGCTTGTATACTGTAACCACTGACAGAATCAACATGTTCAAAGTCTCACCAAAGAACAAGGGTGTTATTAGGGGAAAAACAAATGTGGTTCTATATCAAGTTACCTCGGGCAATATTATTCTGATGTCATTTAAATATGATTTGACTGTGTATGTAAATAAATGAGGCAGGGAGCAACAGTGTTGTTGGTGCTATGTTCAACTTCCCTGACACAGTAAATAGAAAATAGGATGGAGGAGAAACTAAGTGAATGGAAATGTATTCTAAAACGTCAACTACAAAAACTTTATTTGCCAATTTATTTTAGCAAGATTAGTTTACTAGTGAATAGGATCACATTATTGAGCTCATGTCTTATTCTGGTATCAAACATGCTGTTAGCACAGTCACAGGTAAAAGTGTTGGTCCCTCCATGGTAATCACTAACATTACCAATGACGCATTCAAAGTTAGCTATTACAGTGTCACAGGTAGATAGCTTGCGTTTGGTTGCTATCAATACTATCCTCATTTAAGccagggtttcccaaagtgtgggtcaagACCCCAAGGGGGGTCCTGGGACACCAGTgaggggtcgcgagatgtcaagcagaatttaattaaatttttttaagtaatctaaaatttcaaattaaacattattgtaaaaattgaaacaaaaatagttaagaaatttgaaataaaaccttacaaATTCAAATTTTTCATTAGATATCTGCTTTATTTGTTgctagatgactcctaaggttagggttagttaacagttaattaacaaaattaTCAGTTACAAGTTAATTCTCAGCAgtacaggaaacacagtcacatgtgAATGTAGGTAtactaattttctgcagaccagctaaattaagctacatttattcatttctaggaacagtgggggtcacaagtctttgggacctatattttgggggtcaagggCTGacaagtttgggaacccctgatttaagcAAGTGGCTAAGCAACATGTCACAAtatgtttgattaaaaatgactcttTGTAGTTTTGTTATATCAGTTAGGTCAGGGCACTCTACATTTTGGCATGCAGATTTTTGTTAACTACACCAACTGCTACCTGAGCAGGGCTCTAATCACATAACTAAAAACCACTTGTGTGGATGAACATGGTTTTATAAGTTACTTATGATATTTTAGGCCACTTAAAGGCAGAATTACTCCAAGGAAAGCTTGATTTTTGTAACCTTGTCAGGGTGTTAAAGCTAGCAAACTTGTTAGGAAGCTATGATTCTTAAGCTCTAAAAAGGGAGagcaacaaaatacatttttgaagaATGTTTtagcaaacaaacagacaaatgagATTTTGATATAGGCTACTATCTTgtcttttatttagttttggTCTTAAACTCATTGGATAAGTAAGTTGGCttttagctagctaatgttgACAAGCTAATAGCTTAACTTTGATTTATCATTAGTTTGAAGCAGGTGGtgtactttgtttttgttttagcttTTTTTCATGTCACAAGCAGAATCCAGCTGCCTCTGAAACAGGTATAACAAGGGCTGTGATGCAAAGGTATACAGTAAACATGCATTTAAACCATTAAACAAGCTAATACTGGCTAAAGAGCAACATAGTTAGATGTTAGCTAAGTTTCTGCATGTTCCTAAGTGATAGTCAGTTCTTTTATTCTACACACAAAATTCATAATTTTATCCAATGTTAATATGTTTGATAATTGGAGACTTGCTGCCAATGGACATCATATGGTTTAAGATTTTGTATTAAGGGTTATGGCTAATGGTCAAGCTAATTCATATTCAAAAAAGTTCCATCTAACGTCCTGTTTTCATCTACATACATGTTTGTACACATCATCCTTCTGTACATTTAATTGCAGTAGCTAATGAGTCTTTATGTATGAGTTAGTGTGTACTATTCCCACTGTGGTGTTGTCAGCAGATACTGTAGGTCATGGGTGTGTGTTACTGAGTCCTCGGGGGGATTAGCATGTGaggtgtgtttgcttgtgtcAAAATGTTCTCCAGGCTGGCTGAAAAAGAAAGAGCGCAGTGACAGTTTGCTACTTGGCTGGGTTTTTTTCACTCCACTTCAGCTACTCACAGTTTAATCCTTGCTTGAATTGGTTCAGGTATTTATCTGTTGTCGGTTTTCACTGTGACAACATACAACAGAACATGTGGGTCATGTAAACTTTGCTTGctggaaaaaaacagactatTACTATGATGATATTTATGTTATCCATGcaaccaacaaacaaaccctccacacaaacacacgctgcCTTGACAACGTTCCACTTTGAAAAACTTCCACAGAAAGCTCACTGAACattcaaaaacaaatatttaaagactCTAGTTTTAAGAATTACAGGTTGAACTtccctgtttttgtttaattttcattACACTATGACAAGCTACGACATGACTAGTTGTTTTTGTATATTCTAGGCACTGGTAggtttggagggaaaaaaagagctcCCAggcaaaaaagaaatgtaatctATCATAAAATCTGAAAAGCCATAACATGTCAATATCATGAGTCAGCCTGTAAATAGGTCACAGATTTATTCTTCTGTTATCGCATATGATAGTGAAGTTCCAGTAgaattaaaagtaaacttcCTCATTGCACAGCATGTCACCTGCCTCCACCCAGATATCTTCTTTACACTTCACTCCAGCTTAAACGACAAACAAGTACCACATGCTGTGAAACATGACTTAATCAGAGCTGTGCTGAGTACAAcaatgggtaaaaaaaaatgaaggaatgCCAGTTGTTGTTTGGggttatttcagatttaattgAAATAATGTTAAGTAGTACAGTGCATGCCATTGCAGGAAGGTCATCTTTTCTAAAATTCAATTTGCATGTTATTCCACACTCTGATGTTTTTGAAAAGTAGTTTGGTAGTCTCTGTTTAAAAGGAACACCACAAAGCAAAGTATGATTCAATTAGCCATAGAAATTTCAGATGCAGATCAATGCAATTTTTCAGAACCTCAAAATAGCTGCCAAGTTTCACCCCACCCCAACCCACAACAGCCCCAGGCAGTAGTCACTGGCACGTGCAATGTTCTGATAATTAAATCACATCCCCTACAACATGTTCAAACAAGACACTGAAaaccaaaaatacatttttattttgattcaaTGGAATGATTCCAAATTATTGAAATGatccaacaacaaaacaattttCTGTTTAGCTCCCACAACATATCCGGGCATGTAATGATTGATTTGGCTTATTATGAAGTATGTTACTAGGGTTACTGAACCTACAAAACAGGTTCAAAACTAGTAGGACGCTCTGCCTACagcaaatgacaaacataaatcaaacaattaaaaaaactatTATCTAAACTATTTCTTTATTAAGTAagttaaaacaaatattcatatttaagaGTTATGCTTAGATCAAAATTCTCTAATAAATGTATTTCCTTGATTCTAGAACTGATTAAAAATTCATAAAAAGGGGTAATATCCTGCAAGCTATTAGCCACTTATTTCTGAAAACCAAACCACAGTTGGTTACATAACAGAGTGGCTTGTTTGAAGTCAGCTTGCTAAGATCTACCGCCATTTGCTGAGTCACAGTGTAAGgtacatgtttaaaaatgttcaataataaagaaggccactgtaaagcacatttGGGGGTCAGAATATGCTTCAGTTTATCTAATCCATAtctgaaaacatgttaaatatatgTGTATAGTTATCTTTATGACTAAAGTTGatcacttaaagctccagtgaggatcTCTTTGTGTCTATTTTGGTGTCAAAGAGGTACCTCTATCAAGAATTGTTGCCATAGAGTTGGTCGTCTCCTTCAACACCCACCTCATGACAGtggtttcaaacattaaaaatgaatatgaagAGACAGTTCTTCAAGACATGTTTTGACATGAAATGTCTTACATTATGGCAGAAAGAGGCTCAGTTTAAGATCTTCAGGAATGAACATGACTTTACCCCATAGGCCATAAACAATAACTCATCCTGAACAGGTTCTTCAGAGCTGTTTAAAACTGTTAGACTGTAATTATTCAAATTTAAAAGAGCATGAGATGATAACAGGTTGCAACAAATAACAGTACAATAAATCTGGATATCTGTAGCTGAAAGTACtggtaaataaataactgaTCTATTGATTGGTGGACACTGGGCCTTATTGTTTGCCTCTGCCTGACTCTGTTTGCACTTTGCACAGGAAGGCACTCCAGCAGTttggttcatgaagcttcacAGTAAAATCTCACCCTTCTCCTCCAATCTTGTCAGCTACTGGTTCTCTTGCTACGATTAGTACTGGGTTTATCTCTACTCTAACAGTCACCATGCATTACTCTTCAGTCACGGAGGCCTTGAAATAAAAGGTGTGAACATTTTGCCTGCATGATTCCTCTCAATATAAggttgttatgtgtgtgtgtagtggaggaaaaactctgaaaacattCTATATGTTGCTTCATGTAAACGTTTTAGCATGCAGATATGAGCTACAGTGTAATAAAGCATGCTGGTGCAAACTTAAACAGTGCAATTCAGACTGAACCTGCCACAATGACTTCACTGTTTAAGTTATATAATGTCTGcaatcatttaaataaataaattatcacACCACTATGCTAATGAAGActgttaaaatattaatattacaaCTGTATGTAACATCAGAAAGATAAAAACGGCAGTATTTGAACAGAATTTAGGTCCCTTAGTTGTGTTAAATGGACTcagaaaatatcaaacattACTGGAAAATGTCTCACCTGCATACGTGCCCAGAATCCAGAATTACTGGAGTCTAAACGTGCTGAAATATTAATTGCACCAAGTTTTGTAtcctatatttaacatttgctgTCATGGCAACAAACAAATTGCTAACTTGCCAAAGTATCCAAGTAGTTAAATACTTTGGCATGAAGAAAGTTAGCTGATATGTGGATTGTACACCATGATTTTAGCAACAAGGCCCCAAGCTGGTcccactttttaacattttacctccTGCTAGATTTGCTGAGTTTCATAGATTTTGGTTAGGCCTAATTTATTCATCTATAACAGGTTTAATAAGCCTTTTTTATAATTGACTTTTACATTAAAACCCCaacaaagaatgaatcaaaGGTGCTTTTTCTCCAGCTGTCCATTGACCTCCCCATTCTCCCCGCTGAATGTTACTTCCTTGGTGCCCTTGATCCTCTTGATCCTCAGCAGCACGTTAGACAGCACGTCCTGGTACAGACTGAGGCAGACCCAGCCAGGCAGGTACAGGAGGGTGATGAGTCCCATGAAGTTGTGAGGGTAATGAGAATAGTCCCAGGAGCAGGCGTCAAACTGCCTCAGAATCAGCCCCCAGCAGAACTCCCACGTGTAGATGAAGCAGATGTAGATGGGGAGCCTCCTGCAGGTCCCCCACCCTCTTCTGAAGTGCAGGTAGAGGTAGAGCTTCTCCACCACG
Above is a genomic segment from Notolabrus celidotus isolate fNotCel1 chromosome 21, fNotCel1.pri, whole genome shotgun sequence containing:
- the LOC117805357 gene encoding hyaluronidase PH-20-like encodes the protein MVSVTWKSRSYVLLLLSINLSILPPLLVSLLIRPARSTSVLTSPKALPSTVGNTNTSSASNTSATLETLEVHTSTISPTSSEKPILGTPTMSALDLTSSRDLFMSTPSRPSKTFKACKSGNPDKFPRKCPLSKRTQYLMSKKNLQSHKAKLLSSSNSTLLPKMLPPYPPTQNTLNKLPSPQSTPSFSKALSPLTDKTWLPSFPKASPIPLPNSTVPSEAAAFHQPWPLPPPSSLPDTTSPLFEHQPFFVTWNIPDRVCKRHNISLDTSPFHGITTPAKVPDQFLSLFYMDRLGLYPHVNLKSRKLCNGGIPQRGNLKASLTKAKADINYYIPFKTSRGLSVIDWEEWRPLWDRNWGTKRIYQTLSVAHVKQGNQSLTEEQATKIAKQQFQVAAKSFMSGVLALGRAMRPNYLWGFYLFPNCYNHGWEHPDYTGQCSEEVKRQNDELFWLWESSTALFPSVYLQVSLADEPKAALMVRNRVQEALRVSALPRRSATAPVFVYMRPVFVDQHRRFLSQGDLVSTIGESAAVGASAAVMWGASADFNDQDSCEALSSYLSSTLNPYITNVTLAAQLCSNFLCRGNGRCVRKNYNSSHYLHLNPENFRVMHVQNRYLVLGKPTMTDLKTFSKRFTCQCYEGLNCSPRTYRELAKALMFSVKQWLYHKPHTLYKALFEETQQDSYTKNNVKKNLKF